A portion of the Rhodanobacter sp. AS-Z3 genome contains these proteins:
- a CDS encoding transglycosylase SLT domain-containing protein, with translation MSSFSAVRFMRLVSLAVAVSLVAACASAGPAKPSAAIGALYGQLDVASKGYETALQQSREGDLPASRATLVQSLDRLKVAATQCGNTPGCDSQRFFSTFDHLLRLKDGDFGGAQDLDGDVDPTQAALAVAGKTGAASLPQSQRSVTLLHGQKLSQLIAMNGPVKAALEMWLTQWRPQLMDAYVNYEYMRYQMWPSYEKADLPEALLFGIMAKESGGKVHAVSRAGAAGPLQFMYATGMRFGLVSDNGFDTRFDPAASARANAEYINEQLRIFNDNLEVTIAAYNAGEGRVRRIVGDDTSVSFYDPRIYNELSQETRDYVPAVLAAAWLFQHPDSYNLRFPKLDVVPGSITLQRPASLSELTVCLGSAGGMNDGWFRTLRNLNPRLDPQVSQPVGTALQVPKLLEQAYASRCVDGPWPILADDLHKAAIPVVAAPPVASPAKNRDVKNYKVRPGDTLISIVRKLHCSSVQEVAEMNDLGHRHLRIGQVLKVPVCR, from the coding sequence ATGTCGTCGTTTTCTGCAGTTCGTTTCATGCGTCTGGTTTCACTCGCTGTGGCAGTCAGTTTGGTGGCAGCCTGTGCCAGTGCCGGACCGGCCAAACCCTCGGCCGCGATTGGTGCGCTGTATGGCCAGCTTGATGTAGCCAGCAAGGGTTACGAGACCGCGTTGCAGCAGTCGCGCGAAGGCGACCTGCCGGCGTCACGAGCCACGCTGGTGCAGTCGCTGGATCGTTTGAAAGTGGCCGCCACACAATGCGGCAATACGCCAGGCTGTGACTCGCAGCGCTTCTTTTCAACATTCGATCATCTGCTGCGCCTGAAAGATGGTGATTTCGGTGGCGCGCAGGATCTGGACGGTGATGTCGATCCGACCCAGGCGGCATTGGCGGTGGCCGGCAAGACGGGTGCGGCCAGCCTGCCGCAGTCCCAGCGTAGCGTGACCTTGCTGCATGGCCAGAAACTGTCGCAACTGATTGCGATGAACGGTCCGGTCAAGGCGGCGCTGGAGATGTGGCTGACCCAGTGGCGGCCGCAGCTGATGGATGCGTACGTCAACTATGAATACATGCGCTATCAGATGTGGCCGTCTTACGAAAAGGCGGATCTTCCCGAGGCCTTGTTGTTCGGCATCATGGCCAAGGAATCCGGCGGCAAGGTGCACGCGGTTTCGCGTGCGGGCGCAGCCGGCCCGCTGCAGTTCATGTACGCCACGGGCATGCGTTTCGGTCTGGTCAGTGACAATGGCTTCGATACCCGTTTTGATCCGGCCGCCTCCGCACGCGCCAATGCCGAATACATCAACGAGCAACTGCGGATCTTCAACGACAACCTTGAAGTGACCATTGCCGCTTACAACGCCGGCGAAGGCCGCGTGCGCCGGATCGTGGGCGACGACACCTCGGTGAGTTTCTACGACCCGCGCATCTACAACGAGCTTTCGCAGGAGACCCGTGACTACGTGCCAGCGGTGCTGGCAGCTGCCTGGCTATTCCAGCATCCGGATAGCTACAACCTGCGTTTCCCCAAGCTCGATGTAGTGCCTGGCTCGATCACCTTGCAGCGGCCAGCTTCACTATCTGAGCTGACCGTGTGCCTGGGTTCGGCCGGTGGCATGAACGACGGCTGGTTCCGCACCTTGCGCAATCTCAATCCGCGGCTCGACCCACAGGTGAGCCAGCCCGTCGGCACGGCATTGCAGGTGCCAAAGTTGCTGGAGCAGGCCTATGCGTCGCGTTGCGTCGACGGGCCATGGCCGATCCTGGCTGACGACCTGCACAAGGCAGCAATTCCCGTGGTAGCCGCGCCGCCCGTTGCCAGTCCGGCAAAGAACCGGGATGTGAAGAACTACAAGGTTCGTCCTGGCGATACGCTGATCAGCATTGTGCGCAAGCTGCACTGCTCAAGCGTGCAGGAAGTTGCCGAGATGAACGATCTCGGCCACCGCCACTTGCGAATCGGCCAGGTATTGAAAGTTCCGGTTTGCCGCTGA
- the asd gene encoding archaetidylserine decarboxylase (Phosphatidylserine decarboxylase is synthesized as a single chain precursor. Generation of the pyruvoyl active site from a Ser is coupled to cleavage of a Gly-Ser bond between the larger (beta) and smaller (alpha chains). It is an integral membrane protein.) has protein sequence MTFNVLLQYILPHRALSRVVYWATRWTFAPWKNWLISTIVRNYNVNMAEAAQPDPLSYQHFNAFFTRKLRPDARRADAAASALISPADGRISQSGAIVEGRIFQAKGQEYTAAELLGGDEAAAAPYRNGRFVTVYLSPRDYHRVHMPLKGTLRETVHVPGRIFSVAPFAVAAIPRLFARNERLVCHFDGEHGPFVVVMVGAILVSSVATVWDGLVIPPYASSIKRKSFAGQNITLERFAEMARFNMGSTVIMLLPEGTAELDQLTPQQAVQVGQRLGQAQG, from the coding sequence ATGACTTTCAACGTATTGCTCCAATACATCCTGCCGCACCGCGCCCTGTCGCGGGTGGTCTACTGGGCCACCCGCTGGACCTTCGCGCCGTGGAAAAACTGGCTGATCAGCACCATCGTGCGTAATTACAACGTCAACATGGCGGAGGCGGCGCAGCCTGATCCGCTGAGCTACCAGCATTTCAATGCGTTCTTCACGCGAAAGCTGCGCCCCGATGCCCGCCGGGCTGATGCCGCCGCCTCCGCACTGATCTCGCCCGCCGATGGCCGCATCAGCCAGTCCGGCGCGATCGTCGAGGGCCGAATTTTCCAGGCCAAGGGGCAGGAATACACCGCGGCCGAGCTGCTCGGTGGCGACGAGGCTGCGGCCGCACCGTATCGCAATGGCCGCTTCGTCACCGTCTACCTGTCGCCACGCGACTACCACCGCGTGCACATGCCGCTGAAAGGCACGCTGCGCGAAACGGTGCATGTTCCAGGGCGGATCTTCAGCGTGGCGCCGTTCGCGGTCGCGGCCATCCCGCGCCTGTTTGCCCGCAATGAACGACTGGTCTGCCATTTCGACGGGGAACACGGTCCGTTCGTGGTGGTGATGGTGGGCGCGATTCTGGTCTCGTCGGTCGCCACGGTTTGGGATGGCCTGGTGATTCCACCGTACGCCTCGTCGATCAAGCGAAAGTCATTCGCCGGTCAGAACATCACGCTGGAGCGCTTCGCCGAAATGGCCCGCTTCAACATGGGTTCAACCGTGATCATGTTGTTGCCTGAAGGCACGGCGGAGCTGGATCAACTCACTCCGCAACAAGCCGTGCAGGTGGGGCAGCGGCTGGGACAAGCGCAGGGCTGA
- the prmB gene encoding 50S ribosomal protein L3 N(5)-glutamine methyltransferase produces the protein MTAELATIIDFIRYGASRFSAAGLTFGHSHDNPIDEATHLVLASLHLPPDIPPAYGAGRLTAEERANVLSLIERRVSERLPVAYLVGETWFAGLKFKSDRRALVPRSPIAELIESGFAPWLDERHIERALDLCTGSGCIGIAMAEYNPDWQVDIVDISDEALSLARENIVFQHLEGRVEAIQSDLFAGVKDRRYDLIVSNPPYVTEDEYAALPREYAHEPKLGLTSGVDGLDLCLRMLDEAADQLTEDGLLIVEVGESEHALAALLPQVPFIWIEFKVGQMGVFALERRDLVEHAAVIKAAATARHAR, from the coding sequence GTGACCGCCGAGCTTGCCACCATCATCGACTTCATCCGTTATGGCGCCAGCCGTTTCTCCGCGGCCGGGCTGACCTTCGGGCACAGCCACGACAACCCGATCGACGAGGCCACCCACCTGGTGCTGGCTAGTTTGCACCTACCGCCGGATATCCCCCCGGCCTATGGCGCGGGTCGGCTCACCGCCGAGGAACGCGCGAACGTGCTCTCGTTGATCGAGCGTCGTGTGAGCGAGCGTCTGCCGGTGGCTTATCTGGTTGGCGAAACCTGGTTTGCGGGGCTGAAATTCAAGAGCGATCGCCGCGCACTGGTGCCGCGCTCGCCGATCGCCGAGTTGATCGAGTCGGGCTTTGCGCCATGGCTGGACGAGCGCCACATCGAGCGCGCGCTCGACCTGTGCACGGGCTCTGGCTGCATCGGCATTGCCATGGCCGAGTACAACCCGGACTGGCAGGTCGACATTGTCGACATCAGCGACGAGGCCTTGTCGCTGGCGCGCGAGAACATCGTGTTCCAGCACCTCGAGGGCCGGGTCGAGGCGATCCAGTCCGACCTGTTTGCCGGCGTTAAGGATCGTCGCTACGACCTGATCGTGTCCAATCCGCCGTATGTCACCGAGGACGAATATGCCGCCTTGCCGCGCGAATACGCTCATGAGCCGAAGCTGGGCCTGACGTCGGGCGTGGATGGTCTGGACCTGTGTCTGCGCATGCTGGACGAGGCGGCCGACCAGCTCACCGAAGACGGCTTGCTGATCGTCGAAGTAGGCGAGAGCGAGCACGCCCTGGCTGCGCTGCTGCCACAAGTACCGTTCATCTGGATCGAGTTCAAGGTTGGCCAGATGGGCGTGTTTGCGCTGGAACGGCGCGACCTGGTCGAGCATGCTGCCGTGATCAAGGCCGCTGCCACGGCCCGCCACGCACGCTGA
- a CDS encoding GNAT family protein, whose amino-acid sequence MMELVTARLKIDALRSADAAGLFACRAEPSVALYQGWCPADLAAAREFIEEQPQSPSSGWFQRAIRLRENGTLIGDLGVCLPEDPQDSVEFGVSLAPAYQGRGYSSEAVRALFAFVFDELGRHRIHASVDPRNLASMAMLQALGMRQEAHHRESLWFKGEWVDDVIFALLQQEWRSRQAGGAHHG is encoded by the coding sequence ATGATGGAGCTGGTCACGGCGCGGTTGAAGATCGACGCGCTGCGTTCGGCGGATGCGGCAGGCCTGTTTGCCTGCCGCGCCGAGCCTTCCGTGGCGCTTTATCAAGGCTGGTGTCCGGCTGATCTTGCGGCGGCCCGCGAATTCATCGAAGAGCAGCCGCAGTCGCCGTCCAGTGGCTGGTTTCAGCGTGCCATCCGTTTACGTGAGAACGGCACGCTGATCGGCGACTTGGGCGTGTGCCTGCCGGAAGACCCGCAGGATTCGGTCGAGTTCGGCGTGAGCCTTGCGCCGGCTTACCAGGGACGTGGCTATTCCAGCGAGGCGGTGCGCGCGTTGTTTGCCTTCGTCTTTGACGAGCTTGGCCGCCATCGCATCCATGCCTCGGTTGACCCGCGCAACCTCGCCAGTATGGCGATGCTGCAAGCGCTGGGCATGCGCCAGGAAGCGCATCACCGCGAGAGCCTGTGGTTCAAGGGCGAGTGGGTCGATGACGTGATTTTCGCCCTGTTGCAACAAGAGTGGCGCTCGCGGCAGGCAGGCGGGGCTCATCACGGGTAA
- the aroC gene encoding chorismate synthase produces the protein MSSNSFGKLLTVTTFGESHGPAIGCVIDGCPPGLAIAAEEFRHDLERRATGRSRYTSQRHEADDVEILSGVYEGKTTGTPIALLIRNTDQRSKDYGDIVQTFRPGHADYTYWQKYGIRDPRGGGRSSARETTMRVAAGVVAKKWLAERHGVRVRGFLAQIGDVAPDSFDWDAVEQNPFFWPDTAQVPSLEAYINALRKSGDSVGARVNVVADGVPPGWGEPIYGKLDGDLASALMSINAVKGIEIGDGFAAVSQRGSEHRDEMRLDGFTSNHAGGILGGISSGQPVTASIVLKPTSSILIPGHSVNLAGDSVDVVTKGRHDPCVGIRATPIAEAMMALVLMDHALRHRAQCGDVGAVEPRIA, from the coding sequence GTGTCCAGCAATTCGTTCGGCAAACTCCTTACCGTCACCACATTCGGCGAAAGTCATGGGCCGGCGATCGGCTGCGTGATCGACGGCTGCCCGCCGGGGCTGGCCATCGCCGCGGAGGAATTTCGGCATGATCTCGAACGCCGTGCCACCGGCCGCAGTCGCTACACCTCGCAGCGGCACGAAGCGGATGACGTGGAAATTCTTTCCGGCGTGTACGAGGGCAAGACTACCGGCACGCCCATCGCGCTGCTGATTCGCAACACCGATCAGCGCAGCAAGGATTACGGCGACATCGTGCAGACGTTCCGCCCGGGGCATGCCGATTACACCTACTGGCAGAAGTACGGCATCCGCGATCCACGCGGTGGTGGCCGGTCGTCGGCGCGGGAAACCACGATGCGCGTGGCCGCCGGCGTCGTGGCGAAAAAATGGCTGGCTGAGCGGCATGGTGTGCGCGTGCGCGGTTTTCTGGCGCAGATCGGTGATGTGGCGCCTGACTCTTTCGACTGGGACGCGGTGGAACAGAACCCGTTCTTCTGGCCGGATACGGCCCAGGTGCCTTCGCTGGAAGCCTATATCAATGCATTGCGCAAATCCGGCGATTCGGTCGGTGCGCGCGTCAACGTGGTGGCCGATGGCGTGCCGCCGGGTTGGGGTGAGCCGATTTACGGCAAGCTCGATGGTGATCTGGCCAGTGCCTTGATGTCGATCAACGCGGTCAAGGGTATCGAGATCGGTGACGGCTTCGCCGCCGTCAGTCAGCGCGGCAGTGAGCACCGTGACGAAATGCGTTTGGACGGCTTTACGTCCAATCATGCGGGCGGTATCCTCGGTGGCATCAGTAGCGGTCAGCCGGTTACTGCGTCGATCGTCTTGAAGCCAACCTCCAGCATCCTGATTCCCGGTCACAGCGTGAATCTGGCGGGTGATTCGGTGGATGTGGTCACCAAGGGGCGGCACGACCCCTGTGTCGGCATTCGCGCCACGCCGATCGCGGAGGCGATGATGGCGCTGGTGCTGATGGATCACGCCTTGCGCCATCGCGCGCAATGTGGCGATGTGGGGGCGGTCGAGCCGCGCATTGCCTGA
- a CDS encoding D-glycerate dehydrogenase, which translates to MTDKPRVWVSRPTFPGVIARLDPYFEVTVEADERKFSPSELAARLAGQDAAIVGLKDRIGAAEIAGAERLRMVANLAVGYDNIDLDALSAAGIAVSNTADVLNESVADYTWALLLGAARRMSAAERWLRDGHWQATEFKAWLGSDVRGRTLGILGMGRIGQAIARRAVGFGMPVIYYNRTRLPEADERACNARHVDKQQLLREADFLVLALPLTTQTRHAIGAPELALMKATAMLINIARGGIVDDAALAAALRERRLAGAALDVFEGEPKVHPALLTLDNVVLSPHIASATTDTRRAMTSVAVDNVLAMFGHGPNAGRPPNLLNPNVL; encoded by the coding sequence ATGACTGACAAGCCGCGCGTATGGGTTTCCCGTCCTACCTTTCCGGGTGTCATAGCACGGCTCGATCCGTATTTCGAGGTGACCGTCGAAGCGGATGAGCGCAAGTTCAGTCCGTCCGAACTGGCGGCCCGGCTGGCTGGACAGGACGCTGCCATCGTCGGGCTGAAGGATCGCATCGGCGCCGCCGAGATCGCCGGCGCCGAGCGGCTGCGCATGGTGGCCAATCTGGCGGTTGGCTATGACAACATCGACCTGGATGCGCTGAGCGCGGCCGGCATTGCCGTATCCAACACGGCCGACGTACTGAACGAAAGCGTGGCCGACTACACCTGGGCTTTGCTGCTTGGCGCGGCGCGCCGAATGAGTGCTGCCGAACGCTGGTTGCGCGACGGCCACTGGCAGGCGACCGAGTTCAAGGCCTGGCTGGGCAGTGATGTGCGCGGTCGCACACTCGGCATCCTCGGCATGGGGCGCATCGGTCAGGCGATTGCCCGGCGGGCGGTCGGCTTTGGCATGCCGGTGATCTATTACAACCGCACCCGCTTGCCCGAGGCGGACGAGCGTGCCTGCAACGCGCGCCATGTCGACAAGCAACAATTGCTGCGTGAAGCGGATTTTCTGGTGCTGGCGCTGCCGCTGACCACGCAAACCCGTCACGCCATTGGTGCGCCCGAGCTGGCGCTGATGAAGGCGACGGCGATGCTGATCAATATTGCCCGTGGCGGCATCGTCGATGATGCGGCACTGGCCGCTGCCCTGCGCGAACGACGCCTCGCCGGTGCCGCGCTGGATGTGTTCGAAGGCGAGCCAAAGGTGCACCCGGCCTTGCTTACGCTCGACAACGTGGTGCTCAGCCCGCATATCGCCAGCGCCACCACCGATACTCGCCGCGCAATGACCTCGGTGGCGGTGGACAATGTGCTGGCGATGTTCGGTCACGGCCCCAACGCGGGCCGTCCGCCCAACCTTCTCAACCCGAACGTGCTGTGA
- a CDS encoding aspartate-semialdehyde dehydrogenase — protein sequence MSQKSSYKVAMVGATGAVGETLLAILAERNFPVSELVPLASERSAGGKVSFDGKDITVQLLDTYDFEGVDIAFFSAGGSVSRDHAPRAAAAGAVVIDNTSEFRYQDDIPLVISEVNPHAIAQYTNRGIIANPNCSTMQMLVALAPIHRAVQIERINVATYQSVSGAGRTGMEELGKQTAALLNFQTVEPGKKFPAQVAFNVIPQIDDFQPNGYTKEEMKLVWETRKILEDESIQVNPTAVRVPVFYGHSEAVHIETSDKITAEQARELLREAPGVVLVDERKPGGYPTPVGEAAGADGVFVGRIREDISHERGLDLWIVSDNIRKGAALNAVQIAELLIEDYL from the coding sequence ATGAGTCAGAAGAGCAGTTACAAGGTTGCCATGGTTGGCGCCACCGGTGCGGTTGGCGAGACCCTGCTGGCGATTCTCGCCGAGCGCAATTTCCCGGTCAGCGAACTGGTGCCCTTGGCCAGCGAGCGTTCGGCCGGCGGCAAGGTCAGCTTCGACGGCAAGGACATCACCGTGCAACTGCTGGATACCTATGATTTTGAAGGCGTCGACATTGCCTTCTTTTCGGCCGGTGGCTCGGTCAGTCGCGATCACGCGCCGCGTGCGGCGGCTGCCGGTGCGGTGGTGATCGATAACACCTCGGAATTCCGCTACCAGGATGACATCCCGCTGGTGATCAGCGAGGTCAATCCGCACGCGATCGCGCAGTACACCAACCGCGGCATCATCGCCAACCCGAACTGCTCGACCATGCAGATGCTGGTGGCGCTGGCGCCGATTCACCGCGCCGTGCAGATCGAGCGCATCAACGTGGCTACCTACCAATCCGTGTCCGGTGCTGGGCGCACCGGTATGGAAGAGTTGGGCAAGCAGACCGCGGCCCTGTTGAACTTCCAAACCGTGGAGCCGGGCAAGAAATTTCCGGCCCAGGTCGCGTTCAATGTGATTCCGCAGATCGACGATTTCCAGCCCAACGGCTACACCAAAGAGGAAATGAAGCTGGTGTGGGAGACCCGTAAAATCCTCGAAGACGAGTCGATCCAGGTGAATCCGACCGCCGTGCGGGTGCCGGTGTTCTATGGCCATTCCGAAGCCGTGCACATCGAAACCAGCGACAAGATCACCGCTGAACAAGCTCGCGAGCTGCTTCGCGAAGCGCCGGGCGTGGTGCTGGTGGACGAGCGCAAGCCGGGCGGTTATCCCACGCCGGTGGGTGAAGCGGCCGGTGCCGATGGGGTTTTCGTGGGTCGCATCCGCGAGGACATTTCGCACGAACGCGGGCTGGATCTGTGGATTGTGTCGGACAATATCCGCAAGGGCGCCGCCCTCAATGCGGTGCAGATCGCCGAATTGTTGATTGAGGACTATCTCTAG
- a CDS encoding FimV/HubP family polar landmark protein: MNRSLKLSMLIALALGTSQAMAMDMGQVQIKSALGQPLLAEIPLHPDNAAELQNLQIRLASSEQFARAGIVGGRTSIPLTFSVANAGGSHPVIRITSTAPIDDPFLDLLIEVNGKAGTSVREYAILLDPPNAQTKAAVAATPAPAQPAQRPKPAATAPVAAAQPKPVAAAPAPKASAAVPNDGQIGTVSRGQTLSGIARDAAPAGVDVQQMMLAIKQANPDAFYRDNINALKTGAVLRMPSTAEAQAMTIAAAVAEVRRQNSDWRAGVPGKPTVVADAAARTAASAAPTSAADTGDRLALVPAKQGSGSSSQGAGSNDKSSASLRQDLLRSKESLASLQQQSSDLKTRLKDLGDINSKNERLLSLKDSEIAELQAKLAAAQKNAGAKVAPAAAASAVKPAATPAVAVVPVEKEPARAGTVANAANTPVVATVTPAAASTAASTPVSAATAVVAPVPVVVPAKPVVKPATKSAVKQPMATPAAVEEQPWFMQTWAWAAGAGVAVLLILLAMLGRRRKPAAAAAPKASSSLADRFGSANGGAGHDLLGDDTDQDELLDQLAEHPDDIYLHLELVTLYYSRRDVEHFEAAAEAMHAHITDPQQDEWQDVVHMGEDLAPGHPLFDHHEEPAAHADDEGHGAFNIDDYSAADDAPTVVSSMPPLPGAGPKKVSEYNFNFDLTHPAPDAPASAPVATAPEDVTVVAPLAAEPTEPVSSWNFDESTNSSDLADDGEGLGNFSDDPVDTKLDLARAYVDMGDAEGARAMLGEVIKEGSQTQQDAAKRLLDSLA; encoded by the coding sequence ATGAATCGTTCGTTGAAGTTGTCGATGTTGATCGCGTTGGCGTTGGGTACCAGTCAGGCGATGGCCATGGATATGGGCCAGGTCCAGATCAAGTCGGCGCTGGGTCAGCCGCTGCTGGCCGAGATCCCGCTCCATCCAGACAATGCGGCGGAACTGCAGAATCTGCAGATCCGGTTGGCTTCCAGCGAGCAATTCGCGCGCGCCGGCATCGTCGGCGGCCGGACCTCGATCCCGCTGACGTTCAGTGTGGCCAATGCCGGCGGCAGCCATCCGGTGATCCGCATTACCAGTACGGCGCCGATAGACGATCCGTTTCTCGATCTGCTGATTGAAGTGAACGGCAAGGCCGGCACGAGCGTGCGTGAGTACGCGATCCTGCTGGACCCGCCGAATGCGCAGACGAAAGCTGCTGTGGCGGCAACGCCTGCGCCCGCTCAGCCTGCCCAGCGACCGAAGCCGGCCGCTACAGCACCGGTCGCCGCCGCTCAGCCGAAACCGGTTGCTGCCGCGCCGGCACCGAAAGCTTCCGCAGCGGTGCCCAATGATGGCCAGATCGGCACGGTCAGCCGTGGACAAACCTTGTCTGGCATCGCGCGCGACGCGGCGCCTGCCGGTGTCGACGTGCAGCAGATGATGCTGGCGATCAAGCAGGCCAATCCGGATGCGTTCTACCGCGACAATATCAACGCGCTGAAGACTGGCGCGGTGCTGCGGATGCCGAGCACGGCCGAAGCACAAGCCATGACGATCGCCGCAGCTGTTGCCGAGGTTCGTCGGCAGAACAGTGATTGGCGTGCCGGCGTGCCGGGCAAGCCCACGGTGGTGGCTGATGCCGCGGCTCGCACTGCCGCTTCTGCTGCGCCCACCAGCGCTGCCGATACCGGTGACCGACTCGCGCTGGTGCCGGCGAAGCAGGGCAGTGGTAGCAGCAGTCAGGGCGCGGGTTCCAATGACAAATCCAGTGCCAGTTTGCGGCAGGATCTGCTGCGATCCAAGGAGAGCCTGGCCAGTCTTCAGCAGCAGAGCTCGGATCTGAAGACGCGTCTGAAAGATCTGGGCGACATCAACAGCAAGAATGAGCGGCTGCTGTCGCTTAAGGACAGCGAGATTGCCGAACTGCAGGCCAAGCTCGCCGCGGCGCAGAAGAATGCTGGCGCCAAGGTTGCACCGGCGGCGGCAGCAAGTGCGGTGAAGCCGGCTGCGACACCGGCCGTTGCGGTGGTGCCTGTTGAGAAGGAGCCGGCGCGCGCCGGTACCGTGGCGAATGCGGCGAACACGCCGGTCGTTGCCACCGTCACGCCGGCAGCCGCGTCCACGGCCGCCAGCACCCCGGTTTCTGCAGCCACTGCGGTAGTTGCGCCCGTGCCGGTCGTGGTGCCGGCAAAACCAGTGGTGAAGCCGGCTACCAAGAGTGCCGTCAAGCAGCCGATGGCAACGCCGGCAGCGGTCGAAGAGCAGCCTTGGTTCATGCAGACGTGGGCTTGGGCAGCGGGCGCCGGCGTAGCGGTGTTGCTGATCTTGTTGGCCATGCTGGGTCGTCGGCGCAAACCGGCTGCGGCAGCAGCACCCAAGGCATCCTCGTCGCTGGCCGATCGCTTCGGCTCGGCGAATGGTGGTGCCGGACACGATCTGCTGGGCGACGACACCGACCAGGACGAGCTGCTTGACCAACTGGCCGAGCATCCGGACGACATCTATCTGCATCTGGAGCTGGTCACGCTGTATTACTCGCGTCGTGACGTCGAGCACTTCGAGGCGGCGGCTGAGGCGATGCACGCCCATATCACCGATCCACAGCAGGATGAGTGGCAGGACGTGGTGCACATGGGTGAAGACCTGGCGCCGGGTCACCCGCTGTTCGATCACCACGAAGAACCGGCAGCGCATGCCGATGACGAGGGCCATGGCGCGTTCAATATCGACGACTATTCGGCTGCAGACGATGCACCCACGGTCGTTTCGTCGATGCCGCCGTTGCCCGGCGCGGGCCCGAAAAAGGTCAGCGAATACAACTTCAATTTTGACCTCACCCACCCGGCGCCTGACGCGCCAGCTTCCGCTCCTGTTGCAACGGCGCCGGAAGATGTCACCGTGGTTGCGCCGCTTGCGGCAGAGCCGACAGAGCCGGTTTCCAGCTGGAATTTCGATGAGTCGACCAACAGTTCGGATCTGGCGGACGATGGCGAGGGCTTGGGCAACTTCAGCGATGATCCGGTGGATACCAAGCTCGATCTGGCGCGTGCCTACGTCGACATGGGTGATGCCGAGGGGGCTCGTGCCATGCTGGGCGAAGTGATCAAGGAAGGCAGCCAGACGCAACAGGACGCGGCGAAGCGCTTGCTGGACAGTCTGGCTTGA
- the truA gene encoding tRNA pseudouridine(38-40) synthase TruA produces the protein MRIALGIEYDGTDFCGWQRLKADASVQGALEQALSKVAAHPVEVSCAGRTDAGVHGRCQVVHFDTEAQRDMRSWVLGTCSNLPTSVAVLWAQPVLDSFHARYAARSRRYRYHILNRQVRAALDARYVTWERLPLDAERMHAAAQSLLGEHDFSAFRALSCQAAHPRRTVLAVSVRREGEQLFVEIEANAFLHHMVRNIVGSLLLIGRGERPIEWLGELLAGRDRQVAGPTAPASGLTFIGPRYERHWGLPMEVSQS, from the coding sequence ATGCGTATTGCCCTGGGTATTGAATACGACGGCACCGACTTCTGCGGCTGGCAGCGGCTGAAGGCGGATGCCAGCGTGCAGGGTGCACTGGAACAGGCGCTGTCGAAGGTGGCGGCGCATCCGGTCGAGGTCAGTTGCGCCGGGCGTACCGACGCGGGTGTGCATGGTCGCTGCCAGGTCGTGCATTTCGATACCGAGGCGCAACGTGACATGCGTAGTTGGGTGCTGGGAACGTGTTCGAACCTGCCCACCAGCGTGGCTGTGCTGTGGGCGCAACCGGTGCTGGACAGCTTCCACGCGCGCTATGCGGCACGCAGCCGGCGCTATCGTTATCACATTCTCAATCGACAGGTGCGCGCCGCGCTGGATGCGCGCTACGTCACCTGGGAGCGGCTGCCGCTGGATGCCGAACGCATGCATGCCGCGGCGCAGTCGCTGCTGGGCGAACATGACTTCAGTGCGTTCCGTGCCTTGTCCTGCCAGGCTGCGCACCCCCGGCGCACGGTGCTGGCGGTGAGTGTGCGACGCGAGGGCGAGCAGTTGTTTGTCGAGATCGAGGCGAACGCCTTCCTGCATCACATGGTGCGCAATATTGTCGGTTCGCTGCTGCTGATTGGTCGCGGCGAGCGGCCGATCGAATGGCTGGGCGAATTGCTCGCCGGCCGCGACCGCCAGGTTGCCGGCCCCACCGCGCCGGCCTCGGGGCTGACGTTCATCGGTCCGCGTTACGAGCGTCATTGGGGATTGCCAATGGAGGTGAGTCAGTCATGA